The following are encoded in a window of Nakamurella sp. A5-74 genomic DNA:
- a CDS encoding enoyl-CoA hydratase-related protein, with protein MVGRLVTPAAGLIPAGHQVVADGAVLLDRTDRVLTVTLNRPTKLNAFSPAMFTSLELLSEALHQDPTVRVVVFRGAGGRALAAGADIGAFFHFTGTDDAVAYEAGVVRALGGIERVPQVTLAVVEGLAVGGGLALATACDLRVVTPDARLGYPIAATLGNTLSAAVLRRCIAVFGDSLVREMLLTATLLDAGRAYSSGAVMAVLEREGLDAAVTALAERVAGLAPTTQLATKRILGLLDAGGVVDDEQIIRNAYGSNDFGGAVRSFLGKQPPTFSPELPL; from the coding sequence TGGTCGGCCGACTCGTGACCCCGGCGGCGGGGCTGATTCCCGCGGGACACCAGGTGGTCGCCGACGGCGCCGTCCTGCTGGACCGCACGGACCGCGTGTTGACGGTCACGCTCAACCGCCCGACCAAGCTCAATGCCTTCAGCCCGGCGATGTTCACGTCCCTCGAGCTGCTGAGCGAGGCGCTCCATCAGGACCCGACCGTGCGGGTGGTGGTGTTCCGCGGTGCGGGAGGGCGTGCGCTGGCGGCCGGCGCCGACATCGGCGCCTTTTTCCACTTCACGGGTACCGACGACGCCGTCGCCTATGAGGCCGGCGTGGTCCGGGCGCTGGGCGGCATCGAGCGGGTCCCGCAGGTGACGCTGGCAGTGGTCGAGGGCTTGGCCGTCGGCGGCGGTCTGGCCTTGGCAACGGCCTGCGACCTGCGGGTGGTGACCCCGGATGCCCGGTTGGGCTACCCGATCGCCGCGACCCTGGGGAACACCCTGTCGGCGGCCGTCCTGCGCCGCTGCATCGCGGTGTTCGGCGACTCCCTGGTCCGTGAGATGTTGCTCACCGCAACGCTGTTGGACGCCGGGCGGGCGTACAGCAGCGGTGCGGTGATGGCGGTCCTGGAGCGCGAGGGCCTCGATGCCGCAGTGACCGCACTCGCCGAACGGGTCGCCGGCCTCGCGCCCACCACCCAGCTCGCGACGAAACGAATCCTCGGCCTGCTCGATGCCGGCGGTGTTGTCGATGACGAGCAGATCATCCGGAATGCGTACGGCAGCAACGACTTCGGCGGGGCCGTGCGATCTTTTTTGGGCAAGCAGCCTCCGACGTTCTCCCCCGAGCTCCCGCTCTGA
- a CDS encoding DUF222 domain-containing protein has protein sequence MNSTGGAIVADTRAHIATLAAELKTLHSSIFQCPSAELGVFLAELAEIRALAGAASVIVTADAETRGAVEASQSASTRGWVAEHGWHSRREASTIAKAAHILRRPDLAEIADSIRTADLDLTTAVVVQGEYDKLVPELLPDAPPIVLKHLVNHGAEYGPRGVRELRQWILAHHGKPDEFANFQERCRRHISLSSPTETSTGLHEYRLVVDNEGLSILEAAIQTLAAPRPDAVTGERDSRPTDRRRGQAVIEALRRSVLAQGQGVTAAPTAIVHVTMNLDDLQQRTGAGTCISTIADGTLLAPDTVRKIACDAGIIPTVLGSDGAVLDCGTEKRLFTLPQKRLLWQRDRHCTFPGCDIPAHWTDAHHLVHWIDGGPTDLNNAALLCRAHHTFVHRDELHGKVAAGQVVWDQRPGSYRPTPRPRRVQTPIPPGPLLLRQRSAPTPPLRT, from the coding sequence ATGAACAGCACCGGCGGGGCGATCGTCGCCGACACCCGCGCACACATCGCGACGCTGGCCGCCGAGCTGAAGACCCTGCACAGCAGCATCTTCCAGTGCCCATCCGCCGAGCTGGGTGTGTTCCTCGCTGAGCTCGCCGAAATCCGCGCGTTGGCCGGCGCCGCCAGCGTGATCGTCACCGCCGACGCCGAGACCCGCGGCGCGGTGGAGGCCTCCCAGTCGGCGTCGACCCGCGGCTGGGTGGCCGAACACGGCTGGCACTCCCGCCGCGAAGCCAGCACCATCGCCAAAGCCGCGCACATCCTCCGCCGACCCGACCTCGCCGAGATCGCCGACTCCATCCGCACCGCCGACCTCGACCTCACCACCGCAGTCGTCGTGCAGGGCGAGTACGACAAACTCGTCCCGGAGCTGCTGCCGGACGCGCCCCCGATCGTGTTGAAACACCTGGTCAACCACGGCGCTGAGTACGGCCCCCGCGGTGTCCGTGAGTTGCGGCAGTGGATCCTCGCGCACCACGGCAAGCCCGACGAGTTCGCGAACTTCCAGGAACGCTGCCGCCGCCACATCTCCCTCTCCTCGCCCACCGAGACGTCGACCGGATTGCACGAATACCGGCTCGTCGTCGACAACGAAGGCCTCAGCATCCTGGAAGCCGCCATCCAAACCCTCGCCGCGCCACGCCCAGATGCAGTCACCGGCGAACGGGACAGCCGGCCCACCGACCGGCGCCGCGGCCAAGCAGTCATCGAAGCACTGCGCCGGTCCGTCCTCGCCCAAGGCCAAGGCGTCACCGCAGCACCCACCGCGATCGTGCACGTCACCATGAATCTCGACGACCTGCAGCAACGCACCGGAGCCGGCACCTGCATCAGCACGATCGCCGACGGCACCCTGCTGGCACCCGACACCGTCCGCAAGATCGCCTGCGACGCCGGGATCATCCCCACCGTCCTCGGATCCGACGGCGCCGTCCTCGACTGCGGCACAGAGAAACGGCTGTTCACCCTCCCCCAGAAACGCTTGCTGTGGCAGCGGGACCGGCACTGCACCTTCCCCGGCTGCGACATCCCAGCCCACTGGACAGACGCCCACCACCTGGTGCACTGGATCGACGGCGGACCCACCGACCTCAACAACGCAGCCCTGCTCTGCCGGGCCCACCACACCTTCGTCCACCGCGACGAACTTCACGGAAAAGTCGCTGCAGGACAGGTGGTGTGGGACCAACGACCTGGTTCGTACCGACCGACACCACGCCCCCGCCGAGTCCAGACACCCATCCCACCCGGCCCTCTCTTACTCCGACAGCGATCCGCACCCACACCACCCCTGCGCACCTGA